The proteins below come from a single Microtus ochrogaster isolate Prairie Vole_2 chromosome 8, MicOch1.0, whole genome shotgun sequence genomic window:
- the Cdkn1c gene encoding cyclin-dependent kinase inhibitor 1C isoform X4, translating to MGMSDVYLRSRTAMERLASSDTFPVIARSSACRSLFGPVDHEELGRELRMRLAELNAEDQNRWDFNFQQDVPLRGPGRLQWMEVDSESVPAFYRETVQVGRCRLVLGPRPPPVAVAVIPRSGPPAGEAPDGLEEEPEQPPSAPASAVVAEPTPPPTPAPASDPTSDPIPDGTPDATSDPTPDPIPDANPDVERQDDEEQVPEEVPEQGEEPGAEPGAEPGAELGAKQGSEQGEDQGAESVEEQGADPIEDQGAESVEEQDEETVEEQGAEPVEEQDENQEQRGRELKEQPLSGIPGRPAAGIAAATANAAV from the exons ATGGGCATGTCCGACGTGTACCTCCGCAGCAGAACAGCGATGGAACGCTTGGCTTCCAGCGATACCTTCCCAGTGATAGCGCGCAGCAGCGCCTGCCGCAGCCTCTTCGGGCCTGTGGACCACGAGGAGCTGGGCCGCGAGCTGCGGATGCGCCTGGCGGAGCTGAACGCCGAGGACCAGAACCGCTGGGACTTCAACTTCCAGCAGGATGTGCCCCTTCGAGGCCCTGGTCGTCTGCAGTGGATGGAGGTGGACAGCGAGTCTGTGCCCGCCTTCTACCGCGAGACGGTGCAGGTGGGGCGCTGTCGCCTGGTGCTGGGGCCCCGACCTCCCCCGGTGGCCGTGGCTGTCATCCCACGTTCTGGGCCGCCAGCCGGCGAGGCCCCCGACGGCCTAGAGGAGGAGCCTGAGCAGCCGCCCAGCGCCCCAGCCTCGGCCGTGGTCGCggagcccaccccacccccgaccCCGGCCCCGGCCTCAGATCCAACCTCAGACCCGATTCCGGACGGGACCCCGGACGCGACCTCGGACCCGACTCCAGACCCGATCCCGGATGCGAACCCGGACGTGGAGCGTCAGGACGACGAGGAACAGGTCCCTGAGGAGGTCCCTGAGCAGGGCGAGGAGCCGGGTGCTGAGCCGGGTGCTGAGCCGGGAGCTGAGCTGGGCGCTAAGCAGGGCTCTGAGCAGGGCGAGGATCAGGGCGCGGAGTCGGTCGAGGAGCAGGGCGCAGACCCGATCGAGGATCAGGGCGCGGAGTCGGTCGAGGAGCAGGACGAGGAGACCGTGGAGGAGCAGGGTGCTGAGCCGGTCGAGGAGCAGGACGAGAACCAGGAGCAGCGCGGCCGGGAGCTGAAGGAGCAGCCTCTATCGGGGATTCCAGGACGTCCCGCGGCCGGGATTGCTGCGGCCACTGCGAACG CAGCAGTTTAG
- the Cdkn1c gene encoding cyclin-dependent kinase inhibitor 1C isoform X3 yields MERLASSDTFPVIARSSACRSLFGPVDHEELGRELRMRLAELNAEDQNRWDFNFQQDVPLRGPGRLQWMEVDSESVPAFYRETVQVGRCRLVLGPRPPPVAVAVIPRSGPPAGEAPDGLEEEPEQPPSAPASAVVAEPTPPPTPAPASDPTSDPIPDGTPDATSDPTPDPIPDANPDVERQDDEEQVPEEVPEQGEEPGAEPGAEPGAELGAKQGSEQGEDQGAESVEEQGADPIEDQGAESVEEQDEETVEEQGAEPVEEQDENQEQRGRELKEQPLSGIPGRPAAGIAAATANGAIKKLSGPLISDFFAKRKRSAQENKASNDVPEGCPSPIVAPGVGAVEQTPRKRLR; encoded by the exons ATGGAACGCTTGGCTTCCAGCGATACCTTCCCAGTGATAGCGCGCAGCAGCGCCTGCCGCAGCCTCTTCGGGCCTGTGGACCACGAGGAGCTGGGCCGCGAGCTGCGGATGCGCCTGGCGGAGCTGAACGCCGAGGACCAGAACCGCTGGGACTTCAACTTCCAGCAGGATGTGCCCCTTCGAGGCCCTGGTCGTCTGCAGTGGATGGAGGTGGACAGCGAGTCTGTGCCCGCCTTCTACCGCGAGACGGTGCAGGTGGGGCGCTGTCGCCTGGTGCTGGGGCCCCGACCTCCCCCGGTGGCCGTGGCTGTCATCCCACGTTCTGGGCCGCCAGCCGGCGAGGCCCCCGACGGCCTAGAGGAGGAGCCTGAGCAGCCGCCCAGCGCCCCAGCCTCGGCCGTGGTCGCggagcccaccccacccccgaccCCGGCCCCGGCCTCAGATCCAACCTCAGACCCGATTCCGGACGGGACCCCGGACGCGACCTCGGACCCGACTCCAGACCCGATCCCGGATGCGAACCCGGACGTGGAGCGTCAGGACGACGAGGAACAGGTCCCTGAGGAGGTCCCTGAGCAGGGCGAGGAGCCGGGTGCTGAGCCGGGTGCTGAGCCGGGAGCTGAGCTGGGCGCTAAGCAGGGCTCTGAGCAGGGCGAGGATCAGGGCGCGGAGTCGGTCGAGGAGCAGGGCGCAGACCCGATCGAGGATCAGGGCGCGGAGTCGGTCGAGGAGCAGGACGAGGAGACCGTGGAGGAGCAGGGTGCTGAGCCGGTCGAGGAGCAGGACGAGAACCAGGAGCAGCGCGGCCGGGAGCTGAAGGAGCAGCCTCTATCGGGGATTCCAGGACGTCCCGCGGCCGGGATTGCTGCGGCCACTGCGAACGGTGCGATCAAGAAGCTGTCGGGGCCTCTCATCTCCG ACTTCTTCGCCAAGCGCAAGAGATCTGCGCAGGAGAACAAGGCGTCGAACGACGTCCCTGAGGGGTGTCCCTCTCCTATCGTGGCTCCTGGGGTGGGCGCGGTGGAGCAGACCCCGCGCAAGCGTCTGCGATGA
- the Cdkn1c gene encoding cyclin-dependent kinase inhibitor 1C isoform X1, protein MGMSDVYLRSRTAMERLASSDTFPVIARSSACRSLFGPVDHEELGRELRMRLAELNAEDQNRWDFNFQQDVPLRGPGRLQWMEVDSESVPAFYRETVQVGRCRLVLGPRPPPVAVAVIPRSGPPAGEAPDGLEEEPEQPPSAPASAVVAEPTPPPTPAPASDPTSDPIPDGTPDATSDPTPDPIPDANPDVERQDDEEQVPEEVPEQGEEPGAEPGAEPGAELGAKQGSEQGEDQGAESVEEQGADPIEDQGAESVEEQDEETVEEQGAEPVEEQDENQEQRGRELKEQPLSGIPGRPAAGIAAATANGAIKKLSGPLISDFFAKRKRSAQENKASNDVPEGCPSPIVAPGVGAVEQTPRKRLR, encoded by the exons ATGGGCATGTCCGACGTGTACCTCCGCAGCAGAACAGCGATGGAACGCTTGGCTTCCAGCGATACCTTCCCAGTGATAGCGCGCAGCAGCGCCTGCCGCAGCCTCTTCGGGCCTGTGGACCACGAGGAGCTGGGCCGCGAGCTGCGGATGCGCCTGGCGGAGCTGAACGCCGAGGACCAGAACCGCTGGGACTTCAACTTCCAGCAGGATGTGCCCCTTCGAGGCCCTGGTCGTCTGCAGTGGATGGAGGTGGACAGCGAGTCTGTGCCCGCCTTCTACCGCGAGACGGTGCAGGTGGGGCGCTGTCGCCTGGTGCTGGGGCCCCGACCTCCCCCGGTGGCCGTGGCTGTCATCCCACGTTCTGGGCCGCCAGCCGGCGAGGCCCCCGACGGCCTAGAGGAGGAGCCTGAGCAGCCGCCCAGCGCCCCAGCCTCGGCCGTGGTCGCggagcccaccccacccccgaccCCGGCCCCGGCCTCAGATCCAACCTCAGACCCGATTCCGGACGGGACCCCGGACGCGACCTCGGACCCGACTCCAGACCCGATCCCGGATGCGAACCCGGACGTGGAGCGTCAGGACGACGAGGAACAGGTCCCTGAGGAGGTCCCTGAGCAGGGCGAGGAGCCGGGTGCTGAGCCGGGTGCTGAGCCGGGAGCTGAGCTGGGCGCTAAGCAGGGCTCTGAGCAGGGCGAGGATCAGGGCGCGGAGTCGGTCGAGGAGCAGGGCGCAGACCCGATCGAGGATCAGGGCGCGGAGTCGGTCGAGGAGCAGGACGAGGAGACCGTGGAGGAGCAGGGTGCTGAGCCGGTCGAGGAGCAGGACGAGAACCAGGAGCAGCGCGGCCGGGAGCTGAAGGAGCAGCCTCTATCGGGGATTCCAGGACGTCCCGCGGCCGGGATTGCTGCGGCCACTGCGAACGGTGCGATCAAGAAGCTGTCGGGGCCTCTCATCTCCG ACTTCTTCGCCAAGCGCAAGAGATCTGCGCAGGAGAACAAGGCGTCGAACGACGTCCCTGAGGGGTGTCCCTCTCCTATCGTGGCTCCTGGGGTGGGCGCGGTGGAGCAGACCCCGCGCAAGCGTCTGCGATGA
- the Cdkn1c gene encoding cyclin-dependent kinase inhibitor 1C isoform X2 — MGMSDVYLRSRTAMERLASSDTFPVIARSSACRSLFGPVDHEELGRELRMRLAELNAEDQNRWDFNFQQDVPLRGPGRLQWMEVDSESVPAFYRETVQVGRCRLVLGPRPPPVAVAVIPRSGPPAGEAPDGLEEEPEQPPSAPASAVVAEPTPPPTPAPASDPTSDPIPDGTPDATSDPTPDPIPDANPDVERQDDEEQVPEEVPEQGEEPGAEPGAEPGAELGAKQGSEQGEDQGAESVEEQGADPIEDQGAESVEEQDEETVEEQGAEPVEEQDENQEQRGRELKEQPLSGIPGRPAAGIAAATANDFFAKRKRSAQENKASNDVPEGCPSPIVAPGVGAVEQTPRKRLR, encoded by the exons ATGGGCATGTCCGACGTGTACCTCCGCAGCAGAACAGCGATGGAACGCTTGGCTTCCAGCGATACCTTCCCAGTGATAGCGCGCAGCAGCGCCTGCCGCAGCCTCTTCGGGCCTGTGGACCACGAGGAGCTGGGCCGCGAGCTGCGGATGCGCCTGGCGGAGCTGAACGCCGAGGACCAGAACCGCTGGGACTTCAACTTCCAGCAGGATGTGCCCCTTCGAGGCCCTGGTCGTCTGCAGTGGATGGAGGTGGACAGCGAGTCTGTGCCCGCCTTCTACCGCGAGACGGTGCAGGTGGGGCGCTGTCGCCTGGTGCTGGGGCCCCGACCTCCCCCGGTGGCCGTGGCTGTCATCCCACGTTCTGGGCCGCCAGCCGGCGAGGCCCCCGACGGCCTAGAGGAGGAGCCTGAGCAGCCGCCCAGCGCCCCAGCCTCGGCCGTGGTCGCggagcccaccccacccccgaccCCGGCCCCGGCCTCAGATCCAACCTCAGACCCGATTCCGGACGGGACCCCGGACGCGACCTCGGACCCGACTCCAGACCCGATCCCGGATGCGAACCCGGACGTGGAGCGTCAGGACGACGAGGAACAGGTCCCTGAGGAGGTCCCTGAGCAGGGCGAGGAGCCGGGTGCTGAGCCGGGTGCTGAGCCGGGAGCTGAGCTGGGCGCTAAGCAGGGCTCTGAGCAGGGCGAGGATCAGGGCGCGGAGTCGGTCGAGGAGCAGGGCGCAGACCCGATCGAGGATCAGGGCGCGGAGTCGGTCGAGGAGCAGGACGAGGAGACCGTGGAGGAGCAGGGTGCTGAGCCGGTCGAGGAGCAGGACGAGAACCAGGAGCAGCGCGGCCGGGAGCTGAAGGAGCAGCCTCTATCGGGGATTCCAGGACGTCCCGCGGCCGGGATTGCTGCGGCCACTGCGAACG ACTTCTTCGCCAAGCGCAAGAGATCTGCGCAGGAGAACAAGGCGTCGAACGACGTCCCTGAGGGGTGTCCCTCTCCTATCGTGGCTCCTGGGGTGGGCGCGGTGGAGCAGACCCCGCGCAAGCGTCTGCGATGA